gttttgaccattgccatgtttagatagttcatgttacgaccttcgttttgatatgtggttcgtttgattccgatgtacggtttaggagaaacggccgttttaagtaacgacgtttcgtgaacgaatcattacccctcgccttactttgagacatatgttaaagacctaaaagggctaattggagtatgaaacatttatgtaaagtgtgttagggagttggtaagacacttgcgaaagaatcgccttaaaactcgtaatggttaatttattaaaaatggtggagccgagggtactcgagcgacttaagagaatcattaagcgcaaagcgagcgttagagtctaaattggttaaagtatagagttacaagtgactttggtttaattccaacttatatgttgtttataggttaccagactcgtctcaagccattaataacccccagtcgctcaggcaagttttctacccgtataactgttgttgtgatgtatatgtgtatatgtgtatatgcatgatcttgtgataaatgcatatttgttattaggaaattcttgcgatatattggagcatgtgatatggtgtatatgcatgcctgtttcgtattcttgatttatatatctgttggttcaaatgcttattagttgcataatacatatgctagagataagcagtagttgcgtatacccttagtataggggacccaaaggtgaacatatttctaaaccgggagtcgatgttcccgagtatattatatatatatataattatatatatatatatatggatatagttttcaaaactattgatcgaataaggtttattcgataactttattttatttaatgaatattatttgaatattcattcgaggacttatgactctgtttattctatttaatgattattatttgaatattcatttgaggatgtatgactctgtttattttatttaatgaatattatttataatattcattcgaggtattatgactccgcttattatttaataatattctttattttattaaagaataatgtttcgataatcaaacttattttcgattattcaaatgaagatagtactttcatataagtatatttttggttatttaatatccatttcaagtatgagttttaaaaattctacttcaaatatttttataaggattatctttatgagaatattatttaaataataatattcagatatttctaatatatcgggactgatttattttaataaattagcagtactccaaacattcttaaaaatgttttcgagttttcaaaatgatttttaaagttagagtggaccccaaaactcatttttatatttaagatcttcctttcaaaggggatttaaatactcgcttaaaacctgaggatccggctctgtggtgtattttgcattcgcaacgtggttgctgttttgagaaaacaatttgattacttgcccaacgttcgggaagtaagtccctctaattgagtcggcataagcgacaggccggggtacggtctattaaagtgtaagtggctgggtggcagtaCATCAACGCGTAAgtggccgggtggcggtccagcacaaggtccttatgtggccagggtgatgaccggtgggggattcatccatctactagtagaaaaggttacttattggtatctttgcctgatcagcaagatatcgggtttatgccaaaattcttttcctttccaaaattcattggatgttacaaactctgttcatactttacataacagaggttccaggaaatgtttaagagatatatatgtggatatatatatcgggactaaataaagtatctcgtaactttatttcattcaataatatttcaaagattgaatctattcaagtcttaacttgtggtctcatctatgggatgaccttttgaaacctataatactttgaacagtggtagttcaagtagccttataaatgatataagtatagtgaagtaattggtaacttcatcccttgtttttgcttatatccagtaagtaattatctttcacctgataaaggtttccagcaagtcATCCATTTAGATGtttgcgttattgtttacactatatattatcttgcgagctgtaatgctcactcttgctttatttcttcatcacacaacaacagtttggaaagatggccagactccagcagacccagcgcaagagcgtgggaagcgccccacgccttcccgttgagatcatagctgcagaggtagatctatctgtagatcagactttctacttttgggaatcaattatgtataattataacttgttgcagataatggcaattaattgtaaacttatcaagtaatcattttgggttgtaataacttttaaattgtggattcaaagacttgtacctatttcaatttcatctctgagactataacgggttgtggtgtgtgttagtgtggggtcacaacatgaggttatttattgttaattaagtgaagtgatattgtataaagaaagaccgtgacgacccggatccctgaccccggatctgggggtgttacataaggGGTGGTAAATGCTCGCTTTTTAGTCCCGGTTAGGACCGTTTAATATTAAACGCTATCCAATTAGCATGTGCAAAGGTCTTAAATGTGTATAATCGCAATATATAAATCGTTATAAACGTGTAGGTCTCTCCACATTTTATGTTAAAATGGCGACACCCATGAAGGGCCGACACCCATGAAGGGCCGAAAGTACCCCGAGTCGCGAaaagaccattataacttccacgaaaactcgAGCAGTTGTCCCGAAAGTTGGGGGtaaatgatatggatagaaaaaCATACTAAAGATACATTAAATGTtacattaattacacttgggcttcttgtctgAAATCCAATACAGACCCGTCTGGTCCAAGCTCATAGCAGACTCAAGACGACCCATGTCGTCGAGGTCCACCAGCAGAGATCGTCAAGGTCCACGAATATGAGCTGTTCACGGACTAGGCCTAATACGGCTGGAAGAGAAGAGATCGTCaaattcaaaatcatgtcttaaatcattaagagttaatattttataatatttataaggaaCTTGTTAAGATactgttggacttgctcttagaGTGTCATTTTTTGTCAAAATTTTTATAATTGAACTTAAGAGCTTATATAAGGGAACTGTTGGATTTGCTTTAAGTTTTAGAGTTAGGGTTGAAAAAAAAATTGTATCAAAACAGTGTAAAAGTACTTGAGTGGGAGATGTTATCAACACGGTTAACACTTGACAAAACCTAGAAGGGAGCATCAAAATATGAAAAAGGAGCAACGAATAATGTGAGTCCTAAAAATGTACTCTATGTCGGTAGGGGTATATATTTCGGGCAATGACATCCACACAATACTTAGCCAACAAGTAGTAGTACTATACTTTGTATCCTCTCTATTCTCCACATCACTTTGGTTCTTCTTGCCCATCCAATAAATATTCTCAATCTCAACTCACTACACTTTACTTGGGGGTATGAAAATGGGTGTTTTTCATACATTTCTGTGTCTCTTGTTGGTAACATTGTCTTACATCATCTCACTGTCAAATGCATATAGTTTTAGTGCTGGAGGTAAAGATGGGTGGATACTAAGCCCTTCTGAGAGCTATGATGCTTGGTCTAAAAGACAGAGGTTTGTTATTGGCGACATTATCAGTAAGTCAATTCACTCTCTTCTTTCTTTATTGTATTCTGCTTATTTTACTATTCTCTTGCTTGCTTCATTTTATTTTCTATTATCATTTTTCTCTGTTAACAAATATAGTTATTACTATAGTTTATAGATCCATGGTTCAACATATGTTTCATTTGTAGTTTGCAAAAAAATATTACTAGTTGTTTGACACTCTGATAAGTACATTTTGTGAAATCTGTCACTTTTAgatttatttatatatttctaACTGTAACAAATGAATTCTTGTTGTTTTATGGACTGAACTTGTCATATCATACTATGTACTGTATCAATTTTAGTTTCTTAAGAGGTAATTCCAATAGTATTGTTATCAAATATTATTTGTATATATTTGTGCACTGAATTTATTTCTAATCCTGGTTCCCATATTCTTTTGAACCTGGTTTTAAATATAACTAGAGCACTGCACTGTATCTGCTTAGAATGAAATCTAGGTGGCTAAAAATAAGTAGTAACATTTTGGTGCATTTGATTATGTATTTTGTAGCTTTCAAATACACACAGGGGGTGGACTCTGTCTTGGCTGTGAACAAAAATGATTTTGACACCTGTAACATAAACAATCCAATTACCAAGATGGATGATGGTAATTCAGTTTTCAAGCTAGATAAAGCAGGCCCTTTTTATTTCATCTCCGGAAATAAGTCAAACTGTGATCAAGGTCAAAAGCTCAATCTTGTTGTTATATCCCCCAAGAGCCACCACATGGGCAGCCCCATAGCTTCACCACCTGCTCCTGCAGCAATGTCACCAGAGATTCCAGCCATGCCTTCTTCTCCAACCATGTCCATGCCGGGAAGTGAGGCTCCAATGTCAATGCCGGGAATGGGTGCATCAGCATCCACTCCGACAGGGGCGCCACCTCCAACATCATTTGCTGCTGCGAAATCTACTCCTTCAGTTGCCATTGTTGCATCAATTTGGATTGTTACAAGCTTGGCACTAGGTAGCTTTGTTATAACTTATTAAGAGGAGGTAGAAACAATATGTATGTGTGTGGTTTTTTGAATTAATTGTTTGCTGTGTTTTAGGCTTTTGAGTAAGCTTGGATTTCCTTTGTCATCCATTTGTATAATAATAAACAAACTCCAAAACTATCTTATCGTTGACATGTCACATATATTATCTGACTGATTATTTCAACAATTTGTTATTTTTCTGTGTTTGTAGTATTTTGGTTCACCTGATAGCTCTGAAACGGTTGTTGTGGCTGTTGGGTTTGTGGGGTTTATTAATTAAGCCCATGaaaatatattatttagattcagattagtttatgaattagtctacttttcagattttgactataattttgatttagacctaatttcttctcttaaaaatactcatgtaattgtaaaatcatgacacaacaaattgtgagagatcaatacaaaattagtgcggcttgtggagtaggaatttTCGAACCACGTAAATTTTTGTTTTGTGTGATTGTCGTTTATTTTCTTATTCTTGTTTATTTGCTTTGGATTTTGCTTTgttgttgtatactcaacaacTGGTATCAAAAGCCTAGGTTTTCGGGCGAGTGGGAGCAATGACAGAAGACGGGAAGGTAAAGATCGACAAATTTGATGGCAAAGATTAAGGGTTTTGGAAGATGCaaattgaggattatttgtatcaGAAAAAACTACACGAACCGCTAGAAGAGAAGAAACCAACTGCAATGAAGGATGAAGACTGGAAGCTTTTGGACAGGCAGGCTCTGGGGgttgtcaggttgactttggCGAAGAACGTTGCTTACAATATCGTCAAGGAAACGACAACTTATGGTTTGATCAAGGCTTTATCAAACACGTATGAGAAGCcgtctgttagatatatttgtgatgtcatgtctaatctgatttgtttagtttcagaacttattatcagaatatcacaacttaactggaaatcagaacttactgaagacaggaagttatcagaacttaaggcgtcagaacttatatcaggacttaagtgcggatacacttcagggatgaaaagcggctgatttacagaagagcatctggattaaacaagtaaagatatgcatgaagaattggacagctataggactgcagtagataatctctgattgatatattctaggaaacagaatcattatcatatcaattggtagttatcttgtaactgtgtaatatataaacacagattagggtttacactatatgtgttatcattcacgagaatattattcattgtaaccctagcagctcttagtgatatcatacatcaccgagagagtagattaaacctactgtaacagagtttgatatattgaataaacttgttttctgttacatacttgtgtttataatcgaattgattgtagatactatattcaaaccccttctatagtatcattgaggcctaacaagtggtatcaaagccaatctgttaagcttacaaacagttatgatccaaacaaacaatcaatcatgtctgatcaagcaaaaatactagaccctcaagaacctgcaaaggttcaacccattcaaaacaccaatagatatgaaaccatcagggttcctttgctcagggtgtttgagtaccctgtatggagtgtgaagatgtctgttagatatatttgtgatgtcatgtctaatatgattgtgtctagttttcagatcttacttaacaggacaaatcaatacttaactggaaatcagtacttatactgaagtcatgacttaagatatcagaacttaagttgtcagaacttaagttatcaggagatatttatcaggagataatattaggacttaaggagacgttcagataaggaaggcggctaattgaaagaaaagaagatcaagataaacataagaagagatatgcatggagaagaattctataaggaatagaatacttggaagaaaagataactgattgatatatattaggaagcagaattgtattcgatatcaatcagaagattatcttgtaactgtgtagtatataaacacagacatagggtttacactatatgtgttatcataatcaaatttattatttattgtaaccctagcagctctcgtgataatttgttcatcactgagagaggacaattctttgtaacagagtttattgtgttgaataaaatctgttttctgttacttgagttcttatattcgatttgattgtagtaaacactgtattcaacccccttctacagtgtgtgtgacctaacaagtggtatcagagctatctgttaacatacatacagtaaagatccaaaaacaatcatgtctgaagaagtacaaactccaaccaagcccaccaaaactgaagaaactccaaagactcaaattcataatcgatatgagactattagggttcccat
The sequence above is drawn from the Apium graveolens cultivar Ventura chromosome 2, ASM990537v1, whole genome shotgun sequence genome and encodes:
- the LOC141707952 gene encoding early nodulin-like protein 14; its protein translation is MKMGVFHTFLCLLLVTLSYIISLSNAYSFSAGGKDGWILSPSESYDAWSKRQRFVIGDIITFKYTQGVDSVLAVNKNDFDTCNINNPITKMDDGNSVFKLDKAGPFYFISGNKSNCDQGQKLNLVVISPKSHHMGSPIASPPAPAAMSPEIPAMPSSPTMSMPGSEAPMSMPGMGASASTPTGAPPPTSFAAAKSTPSVAIVASIWIVTSLALGSFVITY